In Thermocrinis minervae, a single genomic region encodes these proteins:
- a CDS encoding sigma-70 family RNA polymerase sigma factor: MKDAKDLISKLLGDDPKEYKKAEVYLKNLIIRISRSSGMEETMRKFLGEDWVEDVASEIKYKILTKKAELLRKEELKISYIGIMIKNTLLDLYDKNLLSISLDEQRAEVVDVQSLTPYYKGIDSQVELDQTYNLIVSSLSDREKMVLCYYLRKYLYGDVEELKGISKDNVYKTWERTKKKINKILEYRLSESELKMIVERLLSEVCNYRSYKNSED, encoded by the coding sequence ATGAAAGATGCAAAGGATCTTATATCTAAGCTACTTGGTGATGATCCTAAAGAGTATAAAAAGGCTGAAGTTTATCTAAAGAACTTGATAATCAGAATTAGTAGATCATCGGGGATGGAAGAAACTATGCGAAAGTTCTTAGGAGAAGACTGGGTAGAAGATGTTGCTTCTGAGATCAAATACAAGATACTCACGAAAAAAGCTGAACTTTTAAGAAAAGAAGAACTAAAAATATCCTACATAGGTATCATGATAAAAAATACACTTCTGGATTTGTACGATAAAAATCTTCTAAGTATATCCCTTGATGAGCAGCGGGCAGAGGTTGTGGATGTTCAAAGTCTTACCCCTTACTATAAAGGAATAGACTCTCAGGTAGAGTTAGACCAAACTTACAACCTTATAGTCAGTAGTCTATCTGACAGGGAAAAGATGGTGCTCTGTTATTATCTTCGGAAGTATCTTTATGGCGATGTAGAAGAACTAAAGGGCATCTCTAAAGACAATGTTTACAAAACCTGGGAAAGGACAAAGAAGAAGATAAACAAAATCCTTGAGTACCGGCTTTCCGAGAGTGAGTTAAAAATGATCGTAGAAAGATTACTGTCAGAAGTTTGTAACTATCGTAGTTATAAAAATAGTGAGGACTAA
- the cas6 gene encoding CRISPR-associated endoribonuclease Cas6 produces MRFLVVLRSLEPATVSVDYRSRFIALLKKALGPEEFEGSSPRAYTFAVFFQDAIFEDKLIKNVQKINFRFSTCYSVLAVRFYISMARLKESLYMHPIGTGKFIIESIKEEREQKVNGCFKTLSPVVVQRISEAGKYLLPADDLFNESLLENTLKRFASIKGYIPRVKEFKFVPVEIKPQQVKHYGGNIPAFLGRFRIETESEELLKFVYQCGLGVRTGQGFGYLEVDRCERGV; encoded by the coding sequence ATGAGGTTTTTAGTTGTTCTGAGAAGCTTGGAACCCGCCACAGTATCTGTAGACTACAGAAGTAGATTTATAGCCCTTCTGAAAAAGGCTTTAGGACCTGAAGAGTTTGAAGGAAGTAGTCCTAGGGCTTATACCTTTGCAGTCTTTTTCCAAGATGCCATTTTTGAAGACAAGCTAATTAAAAACGTTCAGAAAATTAACTTCAGGTTTTCCACATGCTATAGCGTACTAGCTGTAAGGTTTTACATCTCCATGGCTAGGCTAAAGGAATCTCTATATATGCACCCAATAGGCACGGGAAAGTTTATAATAGAAAGCATAAAGGAGGAGAGGGAACAAAAGGTGAATGGGTGCTTTAAGACCCTTTCTCCTGTGGTAGTACAGAGGATTTCCGAGGCAGGTAAGTACCTACTACCAGCTGATGATCTTTTTAACGAGTCCCTTTTGGAAAACACGCTAAAGAGGTTTGCCAGCATAAAAGGATACATACCAAGGGTAAAGGAGTTCAAGTTTGTACCTGTGGAGATAAAGCCACAACAAGTAAAGCATTATGGTGGTAACATTCCAGCCTTCTTGGGCAGGTTTAGAATAGAAACGGAGTCTGAGGAGCTGCTAAAGTTTGTCTACCAGTGTGGCCTTGGTGTTAGGACAGGACAGGGTTTTGGCTACCTGGAGGTAGACAGGTGTGAGCGAGGGGTTTGA
- the hisIE gene encoding bifunctional phosphoribosyl-AMP cyclohydrolase/phosphoribosyl-ATP diphosphatase HisIE: MELKFNEKGLIPVIAQDVRTGEVRMFAWANQEAIEKTLQTGYAHYFSRSRNKVWKKGETSGELQKVLEVRVDCDEDALLYIVHQEKDKACHTGERNCFFRDKEGKHVNRILPFEVLARLQDVIRERIETLPEGSYTAKLYKEGPDRVFQKFGEEAVELLIALKNSDKERVVSECADLLYSLIFSLTVWGVDIEEVLWELSKRFK, from the coding sequence GTGGAACTCAAGTTCAACGAGAAAGGTCTGATTCCTGTCATAGCTCAGGATGTAAGGACTGGGGAGGTGAGGATGTTCGCCTGGGCAAATCAAGAGGCCATAGAGAAAACACTACAGACAGGCTATGCTCACTACTTTTCCCGCTCAAGAAACAAGGTATGGAAGAAAGGAGAGACGTCAGGAGAATTACAGAAAGTCTTGGAAGTCAGAGTAGATTGCGATGAGGATGCACTCCTGTATATAGTTCACCAGGAAAAGGATAAAGCGTGTCACACAGGAGAAAGGAACTGCTTTTTTAGGGATAAAGAAGGAAAGCATGTAAACAGGATTCTACCCTTTGAAGTCCTAGCAAGGCTACAGGATGTCATAAGGGAAAGGATAGAAACATTACCTGAAGGTTCTTACACAGCAAAGTTGTACAAGGAAGGTCCGGACAGGGTTTTCCAGAAGTTTGGAGAGGAGGCAGTAGAACTTCTTATAGCTCTCAAAAACTCCGACAAGGAGCGGGTTGTAAGCGAATGTGCTGACCTTTTGTATTCTCTTATTTTTTCCTTGACCGTTTGGGGAGTAGACATAGAAGAGGTTTTGTGGGAGCTCTCTAAAAGGTTTAAGTAG
- a CDS encoding SDR family oxidoreductase produces MKTVLITGIRRIGFEIAKYLLEKGYDLIVYYKESSDKARELEGYARKLERIFQAYKVDLNDLESVSRITKEVTEKFAPDAFIHVAGPYFPTPFKELSLEALHLHFTPTVEAFLEISKILSEGFLKKEGQVKGRIVAFGDWAVDTPYKNYVAYFVSKGALHTAVKVLARELAPHVLVNCIALGPTLKPDDFTQERWEDYIRRTPLKRSVSLKDVVELTYFLMNVESMTGEIINLDSGRHIAGECG; encoded by the coding sequence GTGAAGACGGTACTTATCACAGGCATAAGAAGGATAGGCTTTGAGATAGCCAAGTACCTTTTAGAGAAAGGTTACGATCTTATAGTCTACTACAAGGAATCCTCGGACAAGGCAAGAGAGCTAGAAGGATACGCCAGAAAGTTGGAAAGGATATTCCAAGCCTACAAGGTAGACCTAAATGACTTGGAGTCCGTAAGCAGGATTACCAAGGAGGTAACCGAAAAGTTTGCTCCCGATGCTTTCATACATGTAGCCGGTCCTTATTTCCCCACACCTTTTAAGGAATTATCTCTTGAGGCTCTTCATCTTCACTTTACCCCCACCGTTGAGGCCTTCCTTGAAATCTCAAAAATTCTCTCAGAGGGTTTTTTGAAGAAGGAGGGTCAGGTAAAGGGAAGGATAGTAGCCTTTGGAGATTGGGCGGTGGACACACCCTATAAAAACTACGTCGCTTATTTTGTCTCAAAGGGAGCTCTGCATACGGCTGTCAAGGTGTTAGCCAGGGAGCTCGCTCCTCATGTGCTTGTAAATTGCATAGCCTTGGGCCCTACTCTAAAGCCCGACGACTTTACTCAGGAAAGATGGGAAGACTACATAAGAAGAACTCCCCTTAAAAGATCCGTATCCCTCAAGGACGTAGTAGAACTTACCTACTTCCTTATGAACGTGGAAAGTATGACAGGCGAGATAATAAACCTCGACTCTGGGAGGCATATAGCAGGTGAATGTGGATAA
- a CDS encoding 7-cyano-7-deazaguanine synthase yields MNVDKVGVLFSGGVESTTLLYMYLRKGFLVYPFYVKSGMLWENLELENAANLWVYTKRLYRNLMAIKIVPYKQSNFLKVPTSEEELFIPARNLSIIVAVAPFLRMKGIKTLAIGSLGAYPFPDNSLDYLKKVQELLSIGMAFSVNIEAPLFGMDKRYIVKSYKDIVPYYLTLSCANPRRIKGKITPCGRCIKCLERFQAFD; encoded by the coding sequence GTGAATGTGGATAAAGTAGGAGTACTTTTTAGCGGAGGAGTAGAAAGTACAACCCTTCTCTATATGTACCTTAGGAAAGGGTTTTTGGTATATCCCTTCTACGTCAAGAGTGGTATGCTATGGGAAAACCTTGAGCTGGAAAACGCTGCAAACCTTTGGGTTTACACAAAGAGGCTATATAGGAACCTCATGGCTATAAAGATTGTGCCATACAAACAGTCTAACTTTTTGAAGGTTCCAACCTCCGAGGAGGAGCTATTTATACCAGCCAGGAACCTGTCTATCATAGTAGCAGTAGCTCCTTTCCTTAGGATGAAAGGTATAAAGACACTCGCTATAGGGAGTCTTGGAGCTTACCCTTTTCCAGACAATAGTCTGGATTACCTAAAGAAGGTACAGGAGCTTCTAAGTATAGGTATGGCCTTTTCTGTAAACATAGAAGCTCCACTTTTTGGTATGGATAAAAGGTATATTGTAAAGAGTTACAAGGATATAGTACCCTATTACCTTACCCTATCCTGTGCAAACCCAAGAAGGATAAAGGGTAAGATAACTCCGTGCGGAAGATGCATAAAGTGTTTAGAAAGATTTCAAGCTTTCGATTGA
- a CDS encoding YdcH family protein, translating to MTREEIIEKLLKEDKDFAYHYEKHRDLDKEIAKLEKHHPMTHELEMEIEKLKKEKLYHKDMMEKKIAEFQKNLQSKA from the coding sequence ATGACAAGAGAAGAGATAATTGAAAAGTTGCTAAAGGAAGATAAGGACTTTGCCTACCATTACGAAAAACACAGAGATTTAGATAAAGAGATAGCAAAGCTAGAAAAGCACCATCCCATGACTCACGAACTTGAGATGGAAATAGAAAAGCTAAAAAAAGAAAAACTATACCACAAAGATATGATGGAGAAGAAGATAGCTGAGTTTCAAAAGAATCTTCAATCGAAAGCTTGA
- a CDS encoding motility protein A, with translation MDILTIVGLIGGFASLLIGAVLKGASIPFLIQPSAFVIVVPTTLFASLITVPLPKFSKIIEGLKMAFGTSKEDLLQVKVQLVELANVVRREGMLALETKADEITNPFIKRAVDLMVLGVEEHVLVESLESEIARVEEDYEIAIEYWKTAAESAPTFGLVGAVFGLMKALKSLDNANELAHGISAAFVATVYGISFSYLVFGPISKKIKVKSKEEILKMQMVLDACRMMIRGENPRLIEEKLNSYVEVK, from the coding sequence ATGGATATACTTACAATAGTAGGCCTGATAGGCGGTTTTGCCTCACTGCTCATAGGTGCAGTACTAAAAGGAGCAAGTATACCCTTCCTGATACAACCGTCCGCCTTTGTGATAGTCGTGCCTACTACCCTTTTCGCAAGCTTGATAACTGTCCCACTTCCGAAGTTCTCCAAGATAATTGAAGGTCTTAAGATGGCCTTTGGAACTTCCAAAGAAGATCTTCTACAGGTAAAGGTACAGCTTGTCGAGTTAGCTAATGTAGTGAGGAGAGAAGGTATGCTAGCTTTGGAGACAAAAGCTGATGAAATAACTAACCCCTTTATCAAAAGGGCTGTAGATCTAATGGTTTTGGGAGTAGAAGAACATGTTCTTGTAGAAAGCTTGGAATCCGAAATAGCCAGAGTAGAAGAAGATTATGAGATAGCAATAGAATATTGGAAAACAGCAGCAGAGAGCGCACCTACCTTTGGTCTTGTCGGTGCTGTGTTTGGACTTATGAAGGCTCTAAAGAGTCTCGATAATGCTAACGAACTTGCTCATGGTATCTCTGCCGCTTTTGTTGCTACAGTATACGGAATATCTTTTTCCTACCTTGTCTTTGGCCCTATCTCAAAGAAGATAAAGGTAAAATCCAAAGAAGAAATCTTGAAGATGCAGATGGTCCTGGATGCATGTAGGATGATGATCAGAGGTGAAAATCCAAGGCTTATAGAGGAGAAGTTGAACAGCTACGTAGAGGTTAAGTAA
- a CDS encoding OmpA/MotB family protein: MARKKKCPEEVSEKWAIPYADFLTLLLCLFIALFAMAQAGKQAAVEYAQAFARAFGMRLVPFQETLPKQILPQPVVPPARPTEKGLKLQRQLEELHEMLQKMGLEGEFKVSYEVIGIRLILQEKLLFDSGSATIKPEFYPILDKLVEILNSLPNPIEVEGHTDNIPISTDLYPSNWELSTARASAVVRYFIAKGISPSRLKAAGYADTRPIAPNTTPEGRAQNRRVEIVILNIKGSELTQQTPQQ, translated from the coding sequence ATGGCGAGAAAGAAAAAGTGTCCCGAGGAAGTTTCAGAGAAATGGGCAATACCTTACGCCGACTTCCTCACACTCCTCCTGTGTCTCTTCATAGCTTTGTTTGCAATGGCTCAGGCTGGAAAACAGGCTGCTGTAGAGTACGCTCAGGCCTTTGCAAGAGCCTTCGGTATGAGGCTGGTACCTTTTCAAGAGACACTACCCAAGCAGATCCTCCCACAACCTGTAGTACCACCAGCTAGACCAACGGAAAAGGGGCTAAAGCTCCAGAGGCAGCTTGAAGAACTCCATGAGATGCTTCAGAAGATGGGATTGGAGGGTGAGTTTAAGGTCTCTTACGAGGTTATAGGCATAAGGCTTATACTACAGGAGAAACTCCTCTTTGACAGTGGTTCTGCCACCATAAAGCCTGAGTTCTATCCCATACTTGACAAACTTGTTGAAATATTAAACAGCCTTCCAAACCCCATAGAGGTAGAAGGACATACGGACAATATACCCATCTCCACTGACCTGTACCCTTCCAACTGGGAGCTTTCAACAGCCAGAGCTAGCGCTGTAGTACGTTACTTCATAGCTAAGGGTATATCACCGAGCAGGTTAAAAGCTGCAGGTTACGCAGACACAAGACCTATAGCTCCTAATACTACACCCGAAGGTAGAGCCCAAAACAGAAGGGTTGAGATAGTCATACTCAACATAAAAGGTTCTGAGCTTACCCAGCAGACACCTCAACAGTAG
- a CDS encoding DegT/DnrJ/EryC1/StrS family aminotransferase — protein sequence MINIIEPRFFEEEKQALLEILESRQITRGKWTQRFQEEFASYLGVEHVYSVCSGTVALFIALKALGVEGQRVVVPALSFMATIDAVLLAGGIPVVVDVDEYYTMDPGQLEDAVKRYRPKVAIAVHLYGQTADMESIMYLSEKYGFYVLEDAAQAHGAEFKGKKAGSIGHMAAFSFYASKNVPMGEGGAIAVKDEKLANEVKKWIDFGEHPAFNVRITEFQAAIGSIQLKYLDERNKARRAWAQIYNQAFKNHFAVPTEREGAYHVYHLYTLRHPERDKIIQDLKRAGIDSRVYYTYLLSELRNAEHLPLDRAEKFRREVFSIPVHPYLTEEQVDYIIQSVLATVEVSAG from the coding sequence ATGATAAACATTATAGAACCAAGGTTTTTTGAAGAGGAAAAACAGGCCCTGCTGGAGATATTGGAAAGTAGACAGATCACCAGGGGTAAATGGACCCAAAGGTTTCAAGAAGAGTTTGCAAGCTACCTAGGTGTGGAGCATGTGTACAGCGTTTGTTCTGGTACCGTAGCTCTGTTTATAGCACTCAAGGCTCTGGGTGTTGAAGGTCAGAGGGTGGTAGTTCCTGCTTTAAGTTTTATGGCTACCATAGATGCTGTTCTCTTAGCTGGTGGTATTCCTGTGGTTGTGGATGTGGACGAGTACTACACCATGGACCCTGGACAGTTAGAAGATGCAGTAAAAAGGTACAGACCGAAGGTGGCCATAGCTGTACATCTTTACGGTCAGACCGCTGACATGGAAAGCATAATGTACCTTTCTGAAAAGTATGGCTTTTATGTTTTGGAAGATGCAGCACAGGCACACGGTGCCGAGTTTAAGGGAAAGAAGGCAGGCTCTATAGGCCATATGGCGGCTTTTAGCTTCTATGCTTCCAAGAACGTACCTATGGGGGAAGGCGGTGCTATAGCTGTTAAGGATGAAAAGCTTGCTAATGAGGTAAAGAAGTGGATAGATTTTGGAGAGCATCCTGCTTTTAACGTAAGGATTACAGAATTCCAAGCTGCTATAGGTAGCATACAGCTAAAGTACCTCGACGAAAGGAACAAAGCAAGAAGAGCGTGGGCGCAGATTTACAACCAAGCCTTTAAAAATCACTTTGCGGTACCCACCGAAAGAGAAGGAGCTTATCATGTTTATCACCTTTATACCTTGCGCCATCCAGAGAGGGACAAGATAATCCAGGATCTTAAGAGGGCAGGTATAGACTCAAGAGTTTATTACACGTACCTTCTAAGTGAACTAAGAAACGCTGAGCATCTACCGTTGGATAGGGCAGAGAAGTTTAGAAGAGAAGTGTTTTCCATACCTGTCCATCCATACCTTACCGAGGAGCAAGTAGATTACATCATACAGTCTGTGTTGGCTACTGTTGAGGTGTCTGCTGGGTAA
- a CDS encoding peptidylprolyl isomerase — MYSLIHKHKRLVALLVGLASFSFFLWLFFQGGVKEFFSSSSCVAKVNSECISLRDYRRELMRYSRFLEDKNLEQSVKKTVLESLIVQELLYQKAKEQGLLASPMEVKEVISSDPSFQENGTFNLQKYKDTLLKVGMEPYEYEEYIKRLLSIQKLLRLISNAVYMTPVEEEINIKVHSTLLSGRLYLITPQTVRIDYKPSEEEILNYYKQHQEEFKSEPTKVIRVWRVKDKKVAQSIYEDLKSGKEVQGFEELQLPKDSQRLSQNLLGEVQKLSQKGQFTFTREGEDYVIIKLEDVKEGTQDFQEVKQKVAERLFQEKLKDLLKQKAEEYTKQLKASKEIDLRFLSFSKASISQISSILRLKDKDVVELIFSKEKVFGPYEMLNGYGVIVVENREQSIPKDRDAIIKEVLSLKSESVIDRYIDYLRKNSKISINKELLGIE, encoded by the coding sequence ATGTACTCTTTAATACACAAGCATAAAAGGCTGGTAGCTCTTTTGGTAGGTTTAGCTTCCTTTAGCTTCTTCCTATGGTTGTTTTTCCAAGGAGGGGTAAAAGAGTTTTTCTCCAGCAGTAGCTGTGTTGCAAAAGTTAACTCGGAATGTATAAGCCTTAGGGATTACAGAAGGGAGCTTATGCGCTACTCTAGATTCCTTGAGGACAAAAACCTTGAACAAAGTGTGAAGAAAACGGTGCTTGAAAGCCTTATAGTTCAAGAATTACTCTATCAAAAGGCAAAAGAACAAGGACTGCTAGCAAGTCCTATGGAGGTAAAAGAGGTAATAAGTTCAGATCCGAGCTTTCAAGAAAACGGAACCTTTAACCTCCAAAAGTACAAAGACACCCTTCTTAAAGTAGGTATGGAGCCTTACGAGTACGAAGAGTACATAAAAAGGCTTCTAAGCATACAGAAACTCCTAAGACTCATATCCAACGCCGTCTACATGACACCAGTGGAGGAAGAGATCAATATAAAGGTACACTCTACCCTATTGTCTGGAAGGCTTTACCTCATAACACCTCAAACAGTACGCATAGACTATAAACCTTCAGAAGAAGAGATACTAAACTACTACAAACAACACCAAGAGGAATTCAAGTCAGAACCTACTAAGGTGATAAGAGTTTGGAGAGTAAAAGACAAAAAGGTGGCCCAGAGTATATACGAAGATTTAAAGTCTGGAAAGGAAGTACAGGGTTTTGAAGAATTACAGCTACCAAAGGACAGTCAAAGGCTCAGCCAAAACCTTCTTGGAGAAGTACAGAAACTATCTCAGAAGGGACAGTTCACCTTTACCAGAGAAGGAGAGGATTACGTAATCATCAAGCTCGAGGATGTTAAGGAAGGAACCCAGGATTTTCAAGAGGTAAAACAGAAAGTAGCTGAGAGGCTTTTCCAAGAAAAGTTAAAGGATCTGCTAAAGCAAAAAGCTGAGGAGTACACCAAACAACTAAAAGCTTCAAAGGAGATAGATCTAAGGTTCCTCAGCTTCTCTAAGGCTTCTATATCTCAAATATCTTCTATACTCAGACTTAAGGACAAAGATGTAGTAGAATTAATCTTCTCTAAGGAAAAAGTGTTTGGTCCTTATGAGATGTTAAACGGTTACGGTGTAATAGTTGTAGAAAACAGAGAACAGAGCATTCCGAAGGATAGAGATGCTATAATAAAGGAAGTACTCAGCCTCAAATCTGAAAGCGTGATAGACAGGTACATAGACTACCTGCGCAAAAACTCCAAGATAAGCATAAACAAGGAGCTTTTGGGAATTGAGTAG
- a CDS encoding 2-amino-3,7-dideoxy-D-threo-hept-6-ulosonate synthase, with protein MIGKLVRLERIVNRNTGKTVIVPMDHGVSSGPIEGIEDIRKAVEDVAQGGADAVVLHKGMVKVGHRGKGRDIGLIIHLSASTDWAPTKNDKVLVCTVEEAIKLGADGVSIHVNIGADLEREMLKDFGYVSKVCEEWGMPLLAMVYGRGKDMNQYDPKVVAHCARLGAELGADVVKVPYTGDPESFAKVVQGCPIPVVIAGGPKMKSHLEVLQMVYGAIQAGAKGISIGRNVFQAKDRVKMTRALCRIVHENATVEEALKELEQGG; from the coding sequence ATGATAGGAAAATTGGTCAGGCTTGAGAGGATAGTAAACAGAAACACCGGTAAAACTGTCATAGTGCCTATGGACCACGGAGTAAGCTCGGGTCCAATAGAAGGCATAGAGGACATAAGAAAAGCCGTTGAGGATGTAGCACAGGGTGGAGCGGACGCAGTAGTGTTACACAAAGGTATGGTAAAGGTAGGGCATAGGGGAAAAGGCAGGGATATAGGCCTGATAATTCACCTTTCAGCTTCCACAGACTGGGCACCTACTAAGAACGACAAAGTACTTGTATGTACGGTGGAAGAAGCCATAAAGCTCGGTGCTGATGGCGTGTCCATACATGTAAACATAGGTGCAGACCTAGAAAGGGAAATGCTCAAAGATTTTGGTTACGTTTCCAAAGTTTGCGAAGAATGGGGAATGCCACTTCTGGCCATGGTGTACGGAAGAGGTAAAGACATGAACCAGTATGATCCAAAAGTGGTAGCCCACTGTGCAAGGTTAGGGGCCGAACTGGGTGCAGATGTGGTAAAGGTACCTTACACAGGAGATCCAGAAAGTTTTGCAAAGGTAGTCCAAGGCTGTCCAATCCCAGTAGTCATAGCCGGTGGTCCAAAGATGAAGTCCCACCTGGAGGTTCTACAAATGGTCTACGGTGCCATACAGGCAGGCGCTAAAGGCATATCCATAGGAAGGAATGTATTCCAGGCAAAGGATAGAGTAAAAATGACAAGAGCTCTATGCAGGATAGTTCACGAGAATGCAACTGTAGAAGAAGCTCTCAAGGAGCTTGAACAAGGGGGATAA
- a CDS encoding enoyl-ACP reductase FabI, whose protein sequence is MGLLEGKKALITGVANEKSIAYGIAKAFRREGAELAFTYANEKLRDRVKEIAKGLGSELVFECDVSKDEHITALKDWLSREWGQLDILVHSIAYAPKEEFKGGLIDTSREGFRIAMDISVYSLIALTRELLPLMEGRQGSIITLSYYGAEKVVPHYNVMGVAKAALEATVRYLAYDVAKYGHRVNAISAGPVKTLAAYSITGFHLLMEHTTKVNPFGKAITIEDVGDTAVYLCSDWARAVTGEVIHVDNGYHIMGVFGREEEIKKEVFGKQS, encoded by the coding sequence ATGGGGCTACTTGAAGGGAAAAAGGCACTCATCACCGGTGTGGCCAACGAGAAGAGTATAGCTTACGGTATAGCCAAGGCGTTTAGAAGGGAAGGTGCAGAGCTAGCTTTTACCTATGCCAACGAAAAACTCAGAGATAGGGTTAAAGAAATAGCAAAGGGACTGGGGTCTGAGCTTGTGTTTGAATGCGATGTTTCAAAAGATGAGCATATAACAGCCCTTAAAGATTGGCTCTCAAGGGAATGGGGACAGTTGGACATACTGGTTCACTCCATAGCCTATGCACCAAAGGAAGAGTTTAAAGGTGGACTAATAGACACATCAAGAGAAGGCTTTAGGATAGCCATGGACATATCGGTATACTCACTAATAGCTTTAACACGAGAGCTTCTACCACTTATGGAAGGTAGGCAAGGAAGCATAATAACCCTTTCTTATTACGGTGCCGAGAAGGTAGTACCCCACTACAACGTGATGGGTGTTGCAAAAGCAGCTCTAGAAGCAACCGTAAGGTATCTAGCTTACGACGTGGCAAAGTATGGACACAGAGTAAACGCCATATCTGCTGGACCTGTGAAAACATTAGCAGCTTACAGCATAACAGGGTTTCACCTTCTCATGGAACACACTACCAAGGTAAACCCCTTCGGAAAAGCTATAACCATAGAGGATGTAGGTGATACTGCAGTCTATTTATGCAGCGATTGGGCTAGAGCCGTAACGGGTGAGGTTATACATGTGGACAACGGGTACCATATAATGGGAGTGTTTGGTAGGGAGGAGGAGATAAAAAAAGAGGTATTTGGTAAACAGAGTTGA